The Rissa tridactyla isolate bRisTri1 chromosome 1, bRisTri1.patW.cur.20221130, whole genome shotgun sequence DNA segment ggtggggtgaaatcctcttggcagccggtcaccagtggtgtccctcagggctcagttttggggccagttttgtttaatatctttatcaatgatctggatgagcggattgtgtgcaccttcagtaagttcgcagacgacaccaaactaggtgggagtgttgattggcttgagggaaggaaggctctacagagggccctggacaggctggctggctggctggatggatacactactactggactgcaccttcagtccagtcgtgctcatgaactagcacggccactctcgagtctttggtcgcgttcggtgagaaaccaaaaggacaagctacttcaaaaagtgcagtttatttaagcaacagatagataggttcttagggcagccggtgataaatacactgtctgcaaagcacgtgcaaatgaaagtattgttacatctacaaaacgcgggacaaagttctaacgatacagcctggctatacatgtagaaaagagagtctctagagaaatttctaagtttcccgaggaagccctcggtataatctaagtcttacccaaaggcgtccctatgggggggaagagaggctcagcccgtcgcctgctcccagaagtcagtgatggaattctttgcgatggtgtcttccctgggtatcccccctctctcgggctatttttctactatttgttatcttcgaggtggagtttgagtgactttagtcatacatacttttatcatgagtggtgtaaatttttctcgcttcacaattaaaggtctagtttacgagaagctcagggcgcaggctcaagaaggagcagTTGCACCTtgcaggcgggtagccttcggggtggagatgtgttttggtattataatgacattctaatgagcaaagttcgcacaaaggacagcatttcatcaaaatttgacaaaatgttggctccgagtatggagcaggcagctaattggcagcttatctgtttcctggtatcatcccattcccgtatccgctatacatcctaaggtaaagccgcagaataattgcatcccgtcccgtacctcatgtagcttatcagggaaccacaggtgttgtattcttcatgccagctgcggctgttttctccctcagaagcctcttgattttctacttttccttcctgtgtgaacaatgctgtacttttgtgtttttagccaatgtagtatttattccacaggggggcagcgaggtctgtccctgtccccgtccccgtcccccaccctctgccctcggcaggacaaggtgaaccaggtcctcacctcctacctgtgggtccgtcaggcctggctggacgcccacctcgcctgggacaaggatgcttacggcggcatcgacagcatccgcatccccagcagctacgtctggcggccgcacatcatcatcctctacaacgagtgggtgctgctcaccctcccccaccccccggctgctcccggagctgggggggctgaggctggggctgggggtgttgccaacggggagcagggggggtcctggtgtgggggatgtggggagacggtcacctcgactgggtgagaaggcggcggcaggaggtgctggcatcagcctggtgtgccacccacctggcagctgggatgtgccaccacgggggtgaccaggggcagcgagccccctcttcctgggggtgacgtggggaggggacacggggttggggaccagtgctcggccccggccccgcagacccttgccccacgtggggctcggggccatcctggccccacagcgatccctcccccagcaccgacgacggctttggcggctcggtggagaccaacgtggtgctgcgctccgacgggcacatcacatgggactcgcccgccatcaccaagagctcctgcaaggtggatgtctcctacttgccctttgatgggcagcggtgccgcctcaccttcggctcctggacctacaacgggaaccagatcgacctccgcaACCAGCTGGACACCGGGGACCTGACGGActtcgtggagaacgtggagtgggaggcgctgggcatgccggctgtaataaatagaatcatgtttgttaatcaaatcaggctttcttaaaggctggtgaaaacttacactgtttcgactcttcacatacttaaatcccaggcatccggtgtgctgtctggtgcactttgatacctcaaggcctaaatcacaggcatctggtgtgttttaacacttcaaagggaagagctaagttgtgagataagctgaaaagagtctccccaaggacactgataaagatgaggagccttcagccccaccaccatcaggaggcgggacaagaccgaccccctagcaacacgtcgctcagacacagaatataccaggattgacacatatacgggaaccagaagagtatataatcaactactttcgggaagtggctgtgcgccgttggcggagcaaagactccccggccgcccagcgctgttttgcttgctgccgcttgcttcataaactaatttgattaattggactggttcctgtcaattattgggccacaatctataacaaatttggtgccgtaactcggatagaggcaatttggctgtaaacctcacaggggggcgccccgctgagtaagcggcccctgttgggggtttttacacccaaaacctctaccgacgaactcgaaattcggcagcaagcaaataaaagccggcaaccccgtaaactttgtgcacgaagacccgaacgaagactcaggagtgagtaagtataggccggtgatccgttcggttggggttgggtatcctggagtgtgcctgtgtgagacgtccacttgaggacgaagcaagtgcggaccccttagtagtgcggttcccatctcccgcgagggactgggccacgaacagggggaaaagattgtgtgcgtgtgtgaaggcactccggaagatgggacagaagaaaagcaagccttctgatcccatgggtgggtcggtgcctaaggttaggttaccccagataccgccagacagtttgttaggattaatgattaaatattgggatgattacccttctaggcagggtaaggataaagcaaaaatgatacgttattgtatggaagtttggggtgggaaacaaattagaagtgaccacctgtattggcccggttttgggtcctttgaagattggatatgccaggctttacatatttatgttaattctaaggaaccctttagcctggaggagagtgaatatgcacacttgtggataaggtcagagactagagtaaatctatatcacttgagagagaagaaacaggggggtaggaaaaaaaccaatttgtagctaaatcatggacggacattagaaagaagctggagaaagtggaggattggcaggataggggtttggatgaattgttaagggaagcccagaaagtgtatgtccgcagggaggaggaaatacataagaaacaagccagaatgttggtagctgcagtcagagaagggcaaaggacgtcaacccctggaaaagggtttgaagctcgccagataagacaggagacccgaaaacctttaagagggagagaatggggaactgtggtttgtttttattgtggaggaaaagggcatgttaaaaaggactgcagaaagagaatgatggatgagaaaatgttcaaagactaggggtgtcaggggctctatttgctgggaacccgaggaaaaaaaaacaaaaaaaacaaaaaaaaaaaacacgagagcccttgataaaactaaaagtgggtccccagcaacaagaaattgagttcctagtggactcgggagcagaaagatctaccgttcaaaaattgccccaaggatgtaaaatatcctcggcgactacacaggttattggagcaaaaggagaaccttttggaatacccgtaataaaggatgtgttttttgaaacccattctaaggtaggggtggggtccctgctactcatgcctgaagcagactataatttattgggccgagatttgatgattgaattaggaattggcttagaagtaaaaaatgaaacactaaaaaaaattaaactgtgtcccttacgagtaatagatgaagagaaaataaatcctgaagtctggtacaccctggaaacagtaggtaagttagatattgaacccttttcagtaacaataaggaacccagaaataccagtcagaataaaacaatacccccttcctagagaagggaggctaggtttgaaacctgagatccaaagattacttgaaaaggggttgctagaaccctgtatgtctccttttaatactcccatcctgcctgtaaaaaaaaaaaaaaacaaacaaaaaaaaaaaaacaaaaaaaaaagccggatggaaaatataggttagtacatgacttatgagaaattaaccagagaacaatagctagattcccggtggtggcgaatccacacaccctcctgagtcaaatagggcccgataatcaatggtatagtgtaatagatctgaaggatgcattctgggcatgccctctcaaagaagattgccgagattactttgcttttgaatgggaagacccagataaccatcggaaacaattacggcggacggtattgccccaagggtttaccgaatctccgaacttgttcggacaagccttagaacaaatcctgaaggggtatgagttaagtgaaggagtcacactggtccaatctgtggatgatttgctcctagctggtgatagcgaagaaaaagtgaggcaggaaagtattaagttactaaattttttgagtttacaaggattgaaggtatcaaaatcaaaactacaatttgttgagaaagaagtaaaatatctgggacacagactaagcaagggaactaagaaattagaccccgaaagggtgaatggcatattgtcattaccggctcctagaactaaaagacaggttaggcaattattaggtctctttggctattgcaggcaatggattgagaactatagcaaaaaggtgaagttcctctataccaaattaactaaggatggattattgaaatggtcggaggatgatgataaacaattagaaacactaaaaactgatttagtaaatgccccagttttgagcctgccagatgtaaagaaaccattttatctatttatcaatgttgatgaagggaccgcatttggggtattagcacaagaatgggcaggaagaaagaaacctgtgggatacttatctaaactcctggaccctgtaagtaggggttggcctacctgccttcaagtggtagtagccgcagcccttttggtagaggaagcccataaaattacctttggaggagaattgagggtattatcacctcacaacatcaggggaattttgcaacaaaaagctgacaaatggataacagatgccccggctcctaaaatataaaggcatcctaatttcctctcccaaactggaactcgaggtaacaagcgtgcagaatccagcacagtttttgtatggggagccgagtgacaaaataaatcatgattgtctttacaacattgaggagcaaacaaaaatcagaccagatttagatgaggaagaacttggagaaggagaaaagctatttgtagatggatcatcccgggtagttgaaggaaagagaaaatcagcatttgcaatcattgatgggaaaacatttagtgtaatagaatcaggacctctgagtcctagttggtctgcacaggcttgtgaactatatgctgtattaagagccttgcaacttttaaaaggtaaaattggaaccatatatacggattcaaaatatgcctttggcgtagtgcatacttttggaaaaatttgggaagaaaggggtttaataaattctcaaggaaaaggattaatacaccaggaattaataatccaggtcttacaagcattacgaggaccagcgggaatagccgtagtacatttaaaaggacaccaaaaaggattaagcccattagtcagaggaaacaatcttgctgatcaagaagcaaaaagagcggcattaatggtgatccagactaaaagaactcgggaggactgtataacttgtggaaaggaatcagacgaattcccatgttatgagtgttggaaggattttggaatcgatgcagtccctgaagactacccctgctgccgagaagatgatacccctcgtggctcaaagcaaccgagttgacgagcgaggcagaggagtacaaagctgtggagaacagaacccaaagagtgggactgtacaaagacactgggaggactgcctcagtgttaaccaagggaatcgcacgaaatgccccggggaggagtgatagcactgaaaaggactgggtaattggagtgagtgttcaaactaaacttattagccggccgggtttccacccttctcgccacactctaattttaattttactaaatcttgtaggtgtcttattgtttgcacagcaaggggggttgtgtgttgctctggatgaggaatgctgcgtatatgcagatcacactggagtagttagagacaccatgacaaaactacgagaaggattagaaaaaagaaagaaagaaagagaagcacagcaaagttggtatgaatcctggttcaattattccccatggatgactacgctattgtctaccattgcgggacctatgctactattaattttgggattaacatttggcccttgtatattgaacagagtaattgaaattgtaaagggcagactggaagctgcccatttaatgcttctcagggctaaatacgagtcattagatcaggaaccagcaatagaagaaacattagctttaagtcacgctgaactccaaagatttgatgaacaaaatggtaaataaaaaaaaaaaaaaaaaagggggggggggattgtaataaacagaatcatgtttgttaatcaaatcaggctttcttaaaggctggtgaaaacttacactgtttcgactcttcacatacttaaatcgcaggcatccagcgtgctatctggtgcactttgacacctcaaggcctaaatcacaggcatccggtgtgctgtctggggcactttgatacctcaaggcctaaatcacaggcatctggtgtgttttaacacttcaaagggaagagctaagttgtgagataagctgaaaagagtctccccaaggacactgataaagatgaggagccttcagccccaccaccatcaggaggcgggacaagaccgaccccctagcaacacgtcgctcagacacagaatataccaggattgacacatatacgggaaccagaagagtatataatcaactactttcgggaagtggctgtgcgccgttggcagagcaaagactccccggccgcccagcgctgttttgcttgctgccgcttgcttaataaactaatttgattaatcggactggttcctgtcaattattgggccacaatctataacaccggccacgaggaacgtcatcacctatggctgctgctctgagccctaccctgatgtcacctacacgctgctcctccgccgccgcgcctccttctacatagaatcatagaatcgctgaggttggaagggacctttaagatcatcaagtccaacctttaacctaccctgacaaaagccacttctaaacatgtccctaagtgccccatctacccttttttttaaacacctcctgggatggtgaatccaccacctccctgggcagcctattccaatgtttaataaccctttcagtgaaaaaatgtttcctaatatccaatctaaacctcccctgacataacttgaacccgtttcctctcaccctatcacttgtcaccagggagaagaggtcagcccccatctctctccaacctcctttcagggagttgcagagagcgagaaggtctcccctcagcctcctcttctccaggctaaacaaccccagctccctcagtcgttcttcataaggtttgtcctccagacccctcaccagctttgtagcccttctctggacacgctccaacacctcaatgtccctcttgtagcgaggggcccaaaactgaacgcagtactcgaggtggggcctcaccagtgccgagtacaggggggtgatcacttccctagtccggctcaccacgctattcctgatacaggctaggatgctgttggccttcttggccacctgggcacactgctggctcctattcaaccggctgtcaaccaacacccccaggtccttttttgacgggctgctttcgagccactccgccccaatcctgtagcgctgcatggggttgttgtgacccaagtgcaggacccggcacttggccttgttgaacctcataccattggtctcagcccatcggtccagcctgtccacatccctctgcagagccaacctcccctcaagcagatcaacacgcccgcccagcttagtgtcatctgcaaacttacggagggtgcattcgatcccctcatccagatcattgataaagatattaaagagaaccggccccagcaccgagccctgggggacaccacttgtgaccggacaccaactggatttaactccatttaccaccactctctgggcacggccatccagccagttttttacccagcgaagagtacacctgtccaggccatgagcagccagtttctccaggagaatgctgtgggaaacggtgtcaaaagctttgcaaaaatccaagtagataacatccacagcttttccctcatccactaagtgggtcaccttatcgtagaaggatcttaggtttgataggcatgacctgcccttcacaaacccatgctgactgggcctgatcaccctgttctcctgcatgtgccgtgtaatggcactgaggaggatctgttccatgaccttcccaggcaccgaggtcagactgactggcctgtagttccccggatcctccttccgacccttcttgtggatgggtgtcacatttgctaacctccagtcagctgggacctccccggttgtccaggactgctcataaatgatgcaaagtggcctggcaagcacttccgccagctctttcaatacccttgggtggatcccatccggccccatagatttgtgcagctccaggtgctgaagcaggtccctcaccgtttccctttggattacaggggcttcattctgctccccatccctgtcttctagctcaggggtctgggtactcagggaacaactggtcctactgctgaagactgaggcaaagactgcattaagtacctcagccttttcctcatccttggtcactatgttcacatcttcagcctgctcctgccctgcatcatggtctccttcctggcaccccttggcttctacctgccggccgactccggggagaaggtctcactgggggtgacagtgctgctggccctcaccgtcttccagctgctggtggcggagagcatgcagccctcggagagcgtcccgctcatcggtgagccttgatggcacccaggaccctcccatgggaccagggcgtctgcaccggggtggtgggcacccccccatgccagggggggtttcgatggggggaggtgggcacaggtctctccccaccccgctgcggcatcaccacccattacccacgcagggaagtactacatcgccaccatgaccatgatcacggcctccaccgcgctgaccatcttcatcatgaacgtccaccactgcggcccgggggcccggcccatgcccccctgggccaggtggctcatcctccaccacatggcctggctctgctgtgtctacgaggtgggcgagagctgcaagagcccccagcgggtgctgggcaggcgggcgggcagggaggacactggggggccgggggagagccccatggagggggaggtgggtgccgaggcagggggctgtccccgggaccgctgcctgtgccaccatgatggcctgctgaggaacgtgggctacgtcgccaGCTGCttccggcatcaccaagcctcccagcgccggaccggcgagtggaagaaggtggccaaggtgatggaccgcttcttcatgtgggtcttcttcctcatggtcttcctcatgagtgtgctggtcctgggcaatgctgcctgatggccccgtggactcactgcccccagggatagtggtggccacgggtgccccatgagggtggctcgtcctgagccccccttggcccttcatggacctgcagggtggaagatccaccagcgccagggaagaggagcctgagagcgggaacctgactcggccggggctgccccagctgcagggttgaggggtcacggccccccgagcagttgtctgggtggtgacgtagagaaatatagatgtagaatcatagaatcacagaatggtttgggtgggaagggaccttaaagatcatctcattccacccccctgccctgggcagggacacctcccaccagcccagcttgctccaagccccgtccaacctggccttgatcccctccagggatggggcagccacagcttctctgggcaacctgggccaggggctcaccgccctcacagccaagaatttctgcctcagatctcagcccAATCTTCCCTCTTGCattggaaaccccttccccctcgtcccatggctcccctccctcatccagagtccctccccagctttcctggagccccttgagggactggaaggggctccaaggtctccacggacctttctttctccagcctgaacgcccccaactctctcagcctgtcctcacagcagagggcctccagccctcccagcatctccggggcctcctctggaccatatatatatatttatatatatatataaagagacaccttccgctcctcctgtgtccccaccggtgcctgccaccctgcctggccaggggccgggtctgctgcagccccccgagatgccactccagtgtccggcagccctgctgagggtcccaggagagtagggcagcccccaccccgtcccctccgggtgctggctggggccaggatggtgcccaggagggacggaggggtctggccctcgatgcctttggtgacagagtgcagggctcgtggagctctggggctgctgcccacccagggcagggcaggtcagtgctggggtccatcatagcacccatggcgggtgtggggcagcacttgggtgccgcgggtggctggcagggtcccgcagcagctgcagggctctcgccgggttggagtgggggaatttgaaggggaagctgccgttggagccgcacaaggggaagccgccacgttcaggggcgggtgcaggttgttgcgcgggtaggggacggtgggtgaggggtgcagccctgctgtgtgagcgaaccgcacttgggtgcaggcagatgctcagccaaacccaagttaatgctcttgcatgaggccgtcagcgagagctcagcaccaaaaccaaaaaccagccctgtttcggctggagatcgggctggtaagtggctgaaacagcctgaacgcagcagaaaacccgactacgactcaacccctcgatgctctaaacacccgcagccattggggtctgtggagctccccctgcccaggtggggactgtcccctggagcagggacccctctcaaggggacccctcgaggctgagagacaccGTACCTTTGCATACCTGTGACATTTAAGATACATATGGGAAACCGACGTCAtgacctttgtatcccacccaaaccccgcgtgcggtaaatagcggagcatttcctgccgatccatccgggcttacggaatatctcacccccctgcatttactgatccgtcctcaataaaataacgactccatcagctctggctgagtgacctctggctcttctcctgcgacagcgatGGCGGCTGGTCtgcgctcaccctgcccgacagcctgtgccggggggggctgggcccctcgtccccatccctgccccacaccccacagactggctgtcggaggcctcggggctcatgccatcttgtcaccggtggaggggactgatcagctggtggggagggggacggtggccaaacccggggagacacccgtgggtgatgggggaactgggggatgagagccggaggcgctggggcagccggaacagggtgcgggggacacggagtgccctcgggctggctgggatggcgcacagacgctggcagcagggatggccgtagcgaggggagtgcgggggggcagcagcaccgcccccggctgagtgcagggacccggctggggggacatggcgaggggaaggagctgctgtccccgcggggagccccgaggcgaggagggagcccggccagggcagccccagcggccgaggaggaaggcaaaggggccaggcagcatggaaagtgcagggcagcggggacgggggtcccaccgagaccccagccctgcgccaacTCCGCTCaggggtgtaagaaaggcaggtgttgcttttgcagaggagaaaagccgtttccatcagaggtgacacgataagggaatgactgagacaaagaggctccagcaaaggcttgtagaacatctcttatcacacagacaaaaggacaaagtgattcctactggattagcgtctggaagggtagtcatacatttaaccagggctaatgacatggagcaatttttttgttaccaaaaaggaaggaaataaactagtcagataatctctttaggtgtagcatgaagagaagcaaacagcggcaggacatgcgggaagaattttaggcgcctcgcacagaccgtgaaccctggagtacccaaccaacgggaaagaggggagggaaaaattgggccgggattaggaaataaaaaggtgtggtgtttcaagaacggaaagtgtgcctacttgctaggtcacccgctcttgcaagagcgtgaataaaaatgtgcctcccagaggattctgcctgagcctatttcattcggaccggaacttatttctcacaatttgggggctcgtccgggagcagaagtcatcttcttgggagtccgtgttgccgaaggacgggaagacgcgtcccgttgttttcaacggtctcgtggatcgtcgcagggattccgggaggaatcgactaagatctcgagacccagttgtacagcagactctgtgaaccacagggggaaaagggataggtgcagtcggcacagagagtacgac contains these protein-coding regions:
- the LOC128902063 gene encoding neuronal acetylcholine receptor subunit alpha-10-like, with translation MPGRVNQVLTSYLWVRQAWLDAHLAWDKDAYGGIDSIRIPSSYVWRPHIIILYNDTDDGFGGSVETNVVLRSDGHITWDSPAITKSSCKVDVSYLPFDGQRCRLTFGSWTYNGNQIDLRNQLDTGDLTDFVENVEWEALGMPATRNVITYGCCSEPYPDVTYTLLLRRRASFYIFSLLLPCIMVSFLAPLGFYLPADSGEKVSLGVTVLLALTVFQLLVAESMQPSESVPLIGKYYIATMTMITASTALTIFIMNVHHCGPGARPMPPWARWLILHHMAWLCCVYEVGESCKSPQRVLGRRAGREDTGGPGESPMEGEVGAEAGGCPRDRCLCHHDGLLRNVGYVASCFRHHQASQRRTGEWKKVAKVMDRFFMWVFFLMVFLMSVLVLGNAA